The following are encoded in a window of uncultured Sphaerochaeta sp. genomic DNA:
- a CDS encoding YkgJ family cysteine cluster protein — MSCFYEDGLRFSCIEGCRYCCSCEPGYVFLSQPDLDRLCAHSGMDEQAFIKTYCRIVDMGAFSMISLKEKQNFDCVFLNEKGCSVYEGRPRQCRTYPFWMSILESEEHWEEEKKSCPGIGGGRRYSKEEIDDLLRIDLEQSPIIRS, encoded by the coding sequence ATGAGTTGCTTCTATGAGGATGGCTTACGGTTTTCTTGTATAGAGGGTTGCCGCTATTGTTGCAGCTGTGAACCGGGGTATGTGTTTCTCTCGCAACCAGATCTTGATCGACTTTGTGCCCATTCTGGTATGGATGAGCAAGCATTCATAAAAACCTATTGCCGGATAGTCGATATGGGTGCATTCTCCATGATCAGTTTGAAGGAAAAACAGAATTTTGACTGTGTGTTCCTGAATGAAAAGGGTTGCTCGGTATATGAAGGAAGACCCAGGCAGTGTAGGACCTATCCGTTCTGGATGAGTATACTGGAGAGCGAGGAACATTGGGAAGAAGAGAAAAAGTCATGCCCGGGAATCGGAGGGGGGAGACGCTATTCTAAGGAAGAGATCGATGATCTCTTGAGGATAGATCTTGAACAAAGTCCGATCATACGGAGTTAG
- the rpsD gene encoding 30S ribosomal protein S4, whose product MAISRTPVFKRCNYLGIDPLVLGYAHKPSIRRTKTTNRRRKQSVYARQLIEKQKLRFIYGVLERQFRLIYARAEKIDGITGENLLTLLERRFDNAIFRLGLSTTRREGRQLINHGHLMLNGKRVGIPSVTLKVGDVISVQEKSKQAFRSRKLSQNRKIPAWLEFDEDALEAKVVSLPLRSDIDYDVTESAVVELYSK is encoded by the coding sequence ATGGCAATATCGAGAACTCCTGTTTTCAAGAGATGCAATTATTTGGGGATCGATCCCCTGGTATTGGGGTATGCCCATAAACCAAGCATCAGACGAACAAAGACAACAAATCGACGACGCAAGCAAAGTGTGTATGCGCGTCAACTCATAGAGAAACAAAAACTGCGTTTCATCTATGGTGTATTAGAAAGACAATTCAGGCTTATTTACGCAAGAGCAGAGAAAATTGACGGGATCACCGGAGAGAACCTACTCACCTTGCTTGAACGCAGATTTGACAATGCTATATTCCGACTCGGACTCTCTACCACCCGGAGGGAAGGCAGACAACTGATCAATCATGGTCATCTTATGCTGAACGGGAAGCGAGTGGGCATTCCTTCGGTGACACTGAAGGTTGGGGATGTCATTTCGGTCCAGGAAAAAAGCAAGCAGGCATTCAGATCACGCAAACTCTCCCAGAACAGGAAAATTCCTGCTTGGCTGGAATTTGATGAAGATGCACTGGAAGCAAAGGTAGTCAGCCTACCGCTTAGAAGCGATATCGATTACGATGTTACTGAATCAGCGGTAGTTGAGCTCTACTCTAAGTAA
- a CDS encoding LacI family DNA-binding transcriptional regulator: MNRKKVTITDVARAAGVSIATVSRVVNHANRVEPSAAKRVREAMNALGYAPKKPKRPHAMIALVVPTLENPFFSSVVEGILCQANQEGETLMVLSSEGSALQEEENLRRAAKLGVDGLLFCPLSDTSSSLLPALFAISTPIVIIYRHDYCEYASHIYYDNERGGYLAAKYLLKAGHRQIAFFASFWSERPDDLLNFHDKKLLGSYSSLDRLKGYQKALSEYEVKIQRELLCSTGYTYESGYTMTRHFLSTLCDFTAIICCNDSVAAGVLQALREQNIDVPKQVSVIGYDASFLSDITRPALSSIHQDPKLLGRSAYEQLQARRRGKERMDIILKPNLIIKSSTGQCESRD; this comes from the coding sequence ATGAATAGGAAAAAGGTCACCATTACTGATGTCGCCAGGGCTGCAGGGGTCTCTATTGCAACGGTATCCAGGGTTGTGAACCATGCCAACCGTGTGGAACCATCTGCAGCAAAAAGGGTACGCGAGGCCATGAATGCTTTGGGGTATGCACCCAAGAAACCCAAGCGACCACATGCCATGATTGCACTGGTGGTTCCCACCCTGGAAAATCCTTTCTTCTCTTCAGTTGTGGAGGGGATTCTTTGTCAGGCAAATCAGGAGGGAGAGACCCTCATGGTTCTCTCTTCGGAGGGTAGTGCGTTGCAGGAGGAGGAGAATCTTCGCAGGGCTGCTAAGCTTGGTGTGGATGGGCTTCTTTTCTGTCCCCTGAGTGATACTTCCTCTTCGTTGCTTCCTGCATTGTTTGCGATATCCACCCCAATCGTGATCATCTATAGGCATGATTACTGTGAATACGCAAGTCATATCTACTATGACAACGAGAGGGGAGGTTATCTCGCAGCAAAGTACCTCTTGAAGGCTGGACATCGTCAGATTGCCTTTTTCGCAAGTTTCTGGAGTGAGAGACCGGATGACCTTCTCAATTTTCATGACAAGAAACTTTTGGGAAGTTATTCCTCCCTCGATCGTTTGAAAGGATACCAGAAGGCATTGAGCGAATACGAAGTGAAGATACAAAGGGAACTTCTCTGCAGTACAGGGTATACCTATGAAAGCGGGTATACGATGACCAGGCATTTTCTCTCCACCTTATGTGATTTCACTGCAATTATCTGTTGTAATGATTCCGTTGCAGCTGGTGTCTTGCAGGCACTGAGGGAACAGAATATCGATGTTCCTAAGCAGGTCTCAGTAATTGGGTATGATGCATCCTTCCTCAGTGATATAACCCGACCCGCCCTGAGCAGCATACACCAGGACCCAAAACTGTTGGGTAGGAGTGCATATGAACAACTCCAGGCAAGACGTAGAGGGAAAGAGAGGATGGATATCATCCTTAAGCCAAATCTCATCATCAAGAGTTCCACAGGGCAGTGTGAGTCCAGGGATTAG
- the aroA gene encoding 3-phosphoshikimate 1-carboxyvinyltransferase: protein MRVFVKPGSLHGSLQVPGSKSHTIRAALLGLLSDGKSVICNPLSSGDGLSALSAAKAFGARIEEREGCWVIEGRGSSLVAPEDCINTGNSGTTTCFFSSVAALVDGWTVITGDEQIRRRPIKRLVDALNTLGATAFLTREGQEAPPVVVRGVLKGGKVRLNGSNSQYVSSLLLSSPLAEKDTEILVDNPLETPYVQITLDWMQRYGVEVEWNEDYTRFYIKGGQHYTPGRFTIPADFSAVAFPLVAATLSNSDLLLTSLDFLDSQGDKRVIDILQSMGAYVEKDEKEGTLRVKGGATLHGGLTIDLGDIPDSLPALAVAATQAHGITTFTNLRHVRQKETDRVAEMANKLNALGCDLEVGEDSLVVKGPTKVKGGTVGSSGDHRIAMAMVALALATEEGLTVENSECAAVSFPGFFDAFRTCGADIRELDA, encoded by the coding sequence ATGCGTGTATTCGTAAAACCTGGTTCATTGCATGGAAGCCTTCAGGTTCCTGGCTCTAAAAGCCACACCATCCGTGCTGCTCTCCTGGGATTGCTCTCTGATGGGAAATCGGTCATCTGTAACCCTTTGTCCAGTGGTGATGGATTGAGTGCTTTATCTGCTGCTAAAGCGTTCGGTGCAAGAATAGAAGAGAGGGAAGGATGTTGGGTGATTGAGGGGAGGGGTTCTTCCTTGGTTGCTCCTGAGGACTGCATCAACACTGGAAATTCAGGTACCACCACCTGTTTCTTCTCCTCAGTTGCTGCCTTGGTTGATGGCTGGACGGTGATTACCGGTGATGAGCAGATCAGAAGGCGTCCGATAAAGCGCCTTGTTGATGCACTGAATACGCTTGGTGCGACGGCTTTCCTGACCCGGGAGGGGCAGGAAGCTCCACCTGTGGTTGTCAGGGGGGTCTTGAAAGGGGGAAAGGTAAGGCTCAATGGAAGCAACAGCCAATATGTTTCAAGTCTGTTGCTTTCCAGCCCATTGGCAGAAAAAGATACCGAGATATTGGTGGATAACCCCTTGGAAACTCCCTATGTGCAGATAACCCTCGACTGGATGCAACGTTATGGAGTTGAGGTTGAGTGGAATGAGGACTATACCAGGTTTTACATCAAAGGTGGGCAACACTATACTCCGGGAAGGTTTACCATACCTGCGGACTTCTCTGCAGTAGCATTTCCCCTGGTAGCGGCCACACTCAGCAATTCAGACTTGCTTTTGACCTCTCTCGATTTTCTGGACAGTCAAGGGGATAAACGAGTAATTGATATCTTACAGTCAATGGGTGCATATGTGGAAAAAGACGAGAAGGAGGGAACCCTCAGGGTAAAGGGAGGGGCAACCTTGCACGGAGGTCTTACGATCGATCTTGGTGATATCCCTGACTCCTTGCCTGCACTCGCAGTTGCTGCCACGCAAGCACACGGGATTACTACCTTCACCAATCTTCGTCATGTACGCCAAAAAGAGACTGATCGTGTAGCTGAGATGGCAAACAAACTCAATGCCCTGGGTTGCGATCTGGAGGTAGGGGAGGACTCGCTTGTGGTAAAGGGCCCTACAAAGGTGAAAGGGGGAACTGTTGGATCTTCAGGCGATCACCGAATCGCCATGGCGATGGTAGCGCTTGCCCTTGCCACTGAAGAAGGTCTGACCGTTGAAAATTCAGAGTGTGCTGCTGTATCCTTTCCCGGCTTTTTTGATGCCTTTCGCACCTGCGGGGCAGATATCAGGGAGCTGGATGCATGA
- a CDS encoding tripartite tricarboxylate transporter permease yields the protein MDMFLGILSYASNLQFVLLVFAGSLAGLFVGSIPGLSVSMATALLVSITYSWQTTNALATIMGVYVVGVFSGALSAILINIPGAPSSVVTTLDGFPMAKKGEAYKALIYAVMYSFIGTLFGFLALAVVAKPISSVALKFTPMDYFLLATFGLTTVGSLTTKHFAKGLISACLGLFFSMVGIDSVMGTARLTFGIENLQAGINIVPALVGLFGFSEVLMVISTSLEGGDVNALSYQKLKTREVLRHSPISLWYATIGVVIGALPGAGGPVAAFLAYSQAKKLVKNPSVPFGEGAVEGIVASESANNACIGGAMIPMLTLAIPGDAVTAIILSVFYVHGLQPGPMFIKTSAPMFHAILAGGFIGSIFLLALGLLVAPRISKIIAVPKRILLPLVTILCIIGSFATNNRMFDVYLMLFFGVLGFFMRRRSYSVAPMTLAIVLGGMMDSNFRRAISLASSEDAFLMALLGRPITMILLTLVVLTLLSNSRALKRFVQMKRM from the coding sequence ATGGATATGTTTCTTGGAATACTTTCCTATGCAAGCAACCTTCAGTTTGTATTGCTTGTCTTTGCCGGCTCGCTGGCTGGTCTCTTCGTGGGTTCCATTCCTGGGTTGTCGGTCTCCATGGCAACTGCGCTTCTGGTATCAATCACCTACTCATGGCAGACCACCAATGCCCTGGCCACCATCATGGGCGTGTATGTGGTAGGTGTATTCAGTGGGGCTCTTTCTGCCATCCTGATCAATATTCCTGGAGCACCTTCATCGGTGGTAACCACGCTTGATGGCTTTCCCATGGCAAAAAAGGGTGAGGCGTACAAAGCCCTGATCTATGCGGTCATGTACTCATTCATAGGGACGCTTTTTGGGTTTCTTGCTTTGGCTGTTGTAGCCAAGCCGATATCCTCTGTAGCGCTGAAATTCACCCCGATGGACTACTTCCTTCTTGCAACCTTCGGCTTAACCACCGTAGGTTCACTGACTACGAAACATTTTGCAAAGGGACTTATCAGCGCCTGTCTCGGTCTATTCTTCAGCATGGTAGGTATTGACTCGGTAATGGGTACCGCGAGGCTAACCTTTGGTATCGAGAACTTGCAGGCGGGAATCAATATCGTACCGGCATTGGTGGGGCTTTTTGGCTTTTCTGAGGTATTGATGGTCATCTCAACAAGTCTTGAGGGTGGGGATGTAAACGCTCTCTCGTACCAGAAACTGAAAACAAGAGAGGTGCTTCGCCATAGTCCGATTTCTCTCTGGTATGCAACCATCGGGGTTGTCATCGGAGCACTGCCTGGAGCAGGAGGTCCTGTTGCGGCCTTCCTTGCCTATAGTCAGGCAAAAAAACTGGTTAAGAATCCCTCCGTTCCTTTTGGAGAGGGTGCAGTAGAGGGTATTGTTGCCAGTGAGTCGGCTAACAATGCCTGTATTGGAGGGGCCATGATCCCCATGCTTACCCTTGCCATACCCGGTGATGCTGTCACTGCAATCATTCTCTCAGTCTTCTATGTACATGGATTACAGCCTGGCCCAATGTTCATCAAGACTAGTGCCCCAATGTTCCATGCAATCCTTGCTGGTGGCTTTATTGGGAGTATCTTCCTCTTGGCCCTTGGTCTCTTGGTAGCTCCAAGAATCAGCAAGATCATTGCAGTTCCCAAGAGAATTCTCCTTCCCTTGGTGACCATACTTTGTATTATCGGATCCTTTGCAACGAATAACAGGATGTTTGATGTTTACTTGATGCTCTTCTTCGGTGTATTGGGTTTCTTCATGCGACGTCGTTCGTATTCTGTCGCTCCCATGACGCTTGCAATTGTCCTCGGAGGTATGATGGATTCCAACTTCCGTAGAGCCATTTCCCTTGCCTCAAGTGAGGATGCTTTTCTTATGGCACTGCTAGGAAGACCCATTACCATGATCTTGCTTACCTTGGTTGTTCTGACATTGCTCTCCAACAGCAGGGCCTTGAAGCGATTTGTACAAATGAAAAGGATGTGA
- a CDS encoding tripartite tricarboxylate transporter TctB family protein, which translates to MEEAHRSRSGTYSRIEGFVFLLISISAIVYSLVEHHLAKVVWQQSPYLFPLLVAVFLLPLSLSLLHSAGKERGEVTPVLFLVRDTAVVTLATLFYVLVMPYLTFLVSTTLFLFGLFFYLGERRYLLIGLLSIGFTSLMYLLFGKLLHVMLP; encoded by the coding sequence ATGGAAGAAGCACATCGATCAAGAAGTGGAACATATTCACGAATCGAAGGATTCGTGTTTCTCTTGATATCCATCTCTGCCATTGTCTATTCGTTGGTGGAACATCACCTGGCAAAGGTAGTATGGCAGCAGTCACCCTATCTGTTTCCCCTGCTTGTAGCAGTGTTCCTGCTGCCGCTATCCCTCTCCCTGCTTCATTCTGCAGGTAAAGAGAGAGGAGAGGTCACTCCTGTATTGTTTTTGGTTCGTGACACAGCTGTGGTAACGCTTGCAACCTTGTTCTATGTGTTGGTGATGCCCTATCTTACTTTTCTCGTCTCAACGACCTTGTTCCTCTTTGGATTGTTCTTTTACCTAGGAGAGCGAAGGTATCTCTTGATCGGCTTGCTCTCTATAGGATTTACCTCATTGATGTATCTCCTGTTTGGAAAGCTTCTGCATGTCATGCTTCCATAG
- a CDS encoding tripartite tricarboxylate transporter substrate binding protein — protein sequence MKHKMLVFLLLLLSISMLWGAGTTESGDASYPTKPITMIVPYGAGGTTDISGRQLAVQLEKHLGVSITVINQGGASGSIGARTVLDAKSDGYTVLFTAESLGTQRVMGLSEMSYDDFTPIMVAVNDPKVIVVGKDSKYETLQDLVDDIKNRPGKVKMSYTGPGGSGHVQAMIYGKFGMEMALTAYPGGADCILAVLGDQVDFTNSNYSTVTGYLESGDLKLLGISALDRLEAHPDVPTLGEILPGSERYLSNPFTPLSFLVDKDVPSEVVTTLRDAAKKAVQEPTWKEFVAKNSLDKLYEKYPDEASMKEFYKDWESLVSWMLYGSGVAKFSPEKFGIEKSQY from the coding sequence ATGAAACACAAGATGCTTGTTTTCCTTTTGTTGCTATTGTCCATCTCCATGCTTTGGGGCGCTGGAACCACTGAATCGGGGGATGCTTCGTATCCCACCAAACCGATTACCATGATTGTCCCATACGGAGCTGGGGGCACCACAGACATCAGCGGAAGACAATTGGCCGTCCAGTTGGAGAAACACCTTGGAGTCAGCATAACTGTCATCAACCAGGGTGGTGCAAGCGGTTCGATTGGTGCCCGTACCGTCCTTGATGCAAAGAGTGATGGTTATACTGTTCTTTTCACTGCAGAATCATTGGGGACCCAGAGAGTGATGGGACTGAGTGAGATGAGTTATGACGATTTCACCCCGATCATGGTTGCCGTCAATGACCCGAAGGTCATTGTTGTAGGCAAGGATTCAAAATATGAGACCCTCCAGGACTTGGTGGATGACATCAAGAACCGCCCCGGTAAAGTGAAAATGAGCTATACCGGACCAGGTGGATCAGGACACGTACAGGCAATGATCTATGGTAAGTTCGGGATGGAAATGGCCCTTACTGCATACCCCGGTGGTGCTGACTGTATCCTCGCTGTATTGGGTGACCAAGTTGATTTCACCAACTCCAACTACTCCACAGTCACAGGATATCTGGAAAGTGGAGACTTGAAATTGTTGGGTATCTCTGCCCTTGACCGACTGGAAGCCCATCCCGATGTGCCCACCCTTGGAGAAATTCTCCCTGGTTCAGAGCGTTATCTCTCCAATCCGTTCACCCCGCTTTCATTCTTGGTGGATAAGGATGTCCCCTCTGAAGTGGTTACCACACTTCGTGATGCAGCAAAGAAAGCTGTACAGGAACCTACTTGGAAAGAGTTTGTAGCCAAGAACTCCTTGGATAAGCTCTATGAGAAATATCCTGATGAAGCTTCTATGAAGGAGTTCTACAAGGATTGGGAGTCCCTGGTTTCCTGGATGCTCTACGGTAGTGGGGTAGCAAAATTCAGTCCTGAGAAGTTCGGGATTGAGAAGTCACAGTACTAG
- a CDS encoding chorismate mutase, with protein MELPPTICAIRGAICVQEDVPELIETAAATLYREVLALNSLQEEEVAYLLITQTSDLRSRNPATGLRKAGYCGSTPLFCMQELEIDGMLEKVIRMLVVVNHPMQQTVPVFMQGAEVLRPEYAHPSM; from the coding sequence ATGGAATTGCCACCAACCATCTGTGCTATCAGGGGGGCCATCTGCGTACAGGAAGATGTACCTGAGCTCATAGAAACCGCCGCTGCAACACTCTACCGGGAAGTGCTTGCCCTTAATTCATTGCAGGAAGAGGAAGTTGCCTACCTCCTGATCACCCAAACCAGTGATCTGAGAAGTCGAAATCCTGCAACAGGACTGAGAAAAGCAGGTTACTGTGGTTCAACCCCCTTGTTCTGTATGCAGGAACTTGAAATCGATGGGATGTTGGAGAAGGTGATTAGGATGCTGGTTGTCGTGAACCATCCAATGCAGCAGACAGTGCCCGTGTTTATGCAGGGAGCAGAGGTGCTTCGCCCAGAGTATGCACACCCCTCCATGTAA
- a CDS encoding thiamine diphosphokinase: protein MSKAIIFTGGGAPSRLPVGLLQPGDMVIAADSGYEAAKALGIPVSLCIGDFDSTRYFSEIQHLDHEKSLADKDESDTELALRKASSLGFSTYVLVGGGGFRMDHLFTTYSLFDQYGPPTAWYTTYESLFLVGKYHRFEIHNPPQTVSFIPSSFTKEVIITAKQLQWPLSQHVLSMSTISLSNRADSPVLDVFASGQGKLFVSFPVADKLS, encoded by the coding sequence ATGAGTAAAGCTATAATATTTACAGGTGGAGGGGCACCTTCCCGCCTTCCTGTAGGTCTTTTGCAACCTGGAGATATGGTTATTGCAGCTGACAGTGGGTATGAGGCAGCAAAAGCCTTGGGGATACCCGTAAGTCTTTGTATCGGGGATTTCGATTCCACTCGTTATTTTTCCGAGATACAACACCTTGACCATGAGAAGAGCCTTGCAGATAAGGATGAGAGTGATACAGAGCTGGCGCTTCGAAAAGCCTCATCCCTCGGGTTCTCAACCTATGTTTTGGTTGGTGGTGGAGGGTTTCGTATGGACCACCTCTTTACCACCTACAGCCTTTTTGACCAGTATGGTCCTCCTACAGCATGGTATACAACCTATGAGAGCCTTTTCCTGGTTGGAAAGTACCATCGCTTTGAAATACACAACCCACCACAGACGGTTAGCTTTATTCCCTCGAGTTTTACCAAGGAAGTAATCATTACAGCAAAGCAGTTGCAATGGCCTCTCAGTCAGCATGTACTCTCCATGTCCACTATTTCACTCTCAAACCGTGCAGACTCCCCGGTCCTGGATGTATTTGCCTCAGGCCAGGGGAAACTCTTCGTGAGTTTCCCGGTTGCAGACAAGCTCTCTTAG
- a CDS encoding DUF1015 domain-containing protein, which translates to MSNVAQHLAKVALKRADIMIPKATVDLTKWAVVACDQYTSEPEYWEQVKQLVGDNPSTLNLIYPEVYLEEAHPEKRIETINATMKHYIQEDLFTVYKNAFFLVHRTTPSSMIGRWGLLVALDLEQYDYAPDSRSMIRATEGTILSRIPPRKEIRKNAPLELPHIMVLINDEKRSVIEPLAKKKERLPLAYETELMAGGGALSAWVVETDEDMLKIAKALEEMLETLPRDNPLLYAMGDGNHSLATAKSCWMDIRETLTEEERENHPARYALVELENIFDEGLEFEPIHRVLFGLDQHAFESELAKACAHFEKEQATDLKSLDAAINKEDGVQKFGFCDKYGYQVYKLTEPKLPSQQVPCN; encoded by the coding sequence ATGTCCAACGTAGCTCAGCATCTCGCAAAGGTTGCGCTCAAACGCGCAGATATCATGATACCGAAAGCAACAGTAGATCTCACCAAATGGGCAGTTGTTGCTTGCGACCAGTATACTTCAGAACCCGAATATTGGGAACAGGTCAAACAACTCGTGGGAGATAATCCTTCAACACTCAACCTGATCTATCCTGAAGTGTATCTTGAGGAAGCTCATCCAGAGAAACGGATTGAGACAATCAATGCCACCATGAAACACTATATACAAGAGGATCTGTTTACCGTATATAAGAATGCTTTTTTCTTGGTGCATCGAACCACTCCATCCAGTATGATTGGACGATGGGGTCTTCTTGTTGCACTGGATCTTGAACAGTATGACTATGCCCCGGATTCACGCAGCATGATCAGGGCAACAGAAGGGACCATTCTCTCCAGGATCCCTCCAAGAAAAGAAATCAGGAAAAACGCTCCGCTTGAACTTCCCCATATCATGGTTTTGATCAATGACGAGAAACGTTCTGTCATTGAACCTCTCGCCAAGAAGAAGGAGAGGCTTCCTCTCGCCTACGAAACAGAACTCATGGCTGGCGGTGGTGCTCTTAGCGCCTGGGTTGTCGAAACTGACGAAGACATGCTCAAGATTGCAAAAGCTCTGGAAGAAATGCTTGAGACACTCCCCCGAGATAATCCCCTGCTCTATGCCATGGGAGATGGCAACCACAGCCTTGCAACAGCAAAGAGTTGCTGGATGGATATCAGGGAGACACTCACAGAAGAAGAGAGGGAAAATCATCCTGCACGCTATGCACTGGTTGAACTGGAGAATATCTTTGATGAGGGATTGGAGTTTGAACCGATCCACCGTGTACTTTTCGGTCTTGACCAGCATGCGTTTGAAAGCGAGCTTGCAAAAGCCTGTGCCCATTTCGAGAAAGAGCAGGCAACTGACCTGAAATCACTCGACGCAGCAATAAACAAAGAGGACGGCGTACAGAAATTCGGGTTCTGTGACAAGTATGGATATCAAGTGTACAAACTTACAGAACCAAAGCTTCCATCGCAGCAGGTACCCTGCAATTGA
- a CDS encoding Sua5/YciO/YrdC/YwlC family protein: protein MSWRGEEAELLYKSEPETLKQCVFHLQEDHLMILPCDTIYGLSGKVDTTLQKIRALKEHLGQQQFAILATLEQAQQLCHVPEVLHDHWPCSLTCILPSKDGEGTHAIRVPKDPFIQDLLARLGSPIYSTAVNPHGYSITNITDIIFTYKDKVQAIVVDPMRQRDTPSTLIDCTTTPYTLLRCGEYDASALLS from the coding sequence ATGAGTTGGAGAGGTGAGGAAGCAGAACTCCTCTATAAATCAGAACCAGAGACATTAAAGCAATGTGTGTTTCATCTTCAGGAGGACCATCTTATGATCCTCCCCTGTGACACAATCTATGGTCTGAGTGGGAAAGTTGATACAACACTACAAAAAATACGTGCCTTGAAGGAGCATCTGGGGCAACAACAGTTTGCTATCTTGGCGACCCTTGAGCAAGCACAACAACTCTGCCATGTTCCAGAGGTACTCCATGATCATTGGCCCTGCTCGCTTACCTGCATACTTCCGTCCAAGGACGGAGAAGGGACCCATGCAATAAGGGTTCCAAAGGACCCTTTTATACAGGATCTGCTTGCCCGTCTCGGTTCCCCGATCTATTCAACTGCTGTAAATCCTCATGGTTACTCAATAACCAACATCACAGATATTATCTTCACATACAAAGATAAGGTGCAGGCCATTGTCGTGGATCCGATGCGGCAGAGGGATACTCCCTCCACCTTGATCGATTGCACGACAACTCCCTACACCTTGTTGCGCTGTGGCGAATATGATGCTTCAGCACTTCTTTCTTAG
- a CDS encoding septum formation initiator family protein produces the protein MTRKIPLLFAFSLVIIFSLLMTVFGIGGILHNRALKTEISRLSYEQTMLSIQVDSLKRQRDEASSEDALKDAAFKYGYQSEGEQVYYFIDEEQNSNSYEDRKLRTFESNESLGFSGIPTIYLALASLVMAAMITLCYWWMQKKRRRTYELER, from the coding sequence ATGACAAGAAAAATCCCGCTACTATTCGCTTTCAGCCTAGTTATCATCTTTTCCTTGCTCATGACTGTATTCGGCATCGGGGGAATTCTTCACAATCGAGCCTTGAAAACAGAAATATCGAGACTTTCCTATGAACAGACAATGCTCTCAATACAGGTAGACTCTCTGAAGCGGCAGAGAGATGAAGCGAGCAGTGAAGATGCCCTAAAGGATGCTGCCTTCAAGTATGGATATCAGAGTGAAGGGGAACAGGTATATTACTTCATCGATGAGGAACAAAACTCCAACTCCTATGAGGATAGGAAACTTCGCACCTTTGAATCAAATGAGTCTCTGGGTTTTTCTGGAATTCCTACCATATATCTAGCTCTTGCCTCCCTAGTCATGGCAGCAATGATTACGCTATGCTACTGGTGGATGCAAAAAAAGCGGAGGCGTACGTATGAGTTGGAGAGGTGA
- a CDS encoding ribonuclease Z, with the protein MNFEVFVLGTSGMMPLPNRFLTSAMVRRDGELFLFDCGEGTQVSLKMLNLKWKKIHSIFISHMHADHVTGLPGILMLSSQVDRDEPLTLYGPPKLKEYVDANRRILDMYINYEIIVKTVEPGVILETDDFVVRAFRLNHTKPCLGYVMQEKDRPGEFHPEKAQELGIPVGPLWGKLQRGETVTLSDGRVVSSTDVMGEKRGGRKFSYVTDSLYLPSIAKEVANSDLLLCEGMFTSDMEETAYEKKHMTAGQAAQIAKDAEVAKLGLLHYSPRYGDRELRFLLKDARKIFPDTILTKDRMSFEIPLKD; encoded by the coding sequence ATGAATTTTGAAGTATTTGTACTCGGGACCAGCGGCATGATGCCCCTTCCCAATAGGTTTCTTACCAGTGCCATGGTTCGTCGTGACGGCGAACTCTTTCTTTTCGATTGTGGGGAAGGTACGCAGGTCTCCCTGAAAATGCTGAATTTGAAGTGGAAAAAGATTCATTCCATTTTCATAAGCCATATGCATGCAGACCACGTGACCGGACTCCCGGGGATACTTATGCTTTCCAGTCAGGTTGACCGAGATGAACCGCTTACACTCTATGGTCCCCCAAAACTCAAAGAATATGTGGATGCCAATCGAAGAATCCTTGATATGTATATCAACTATGAGATCATTGTAAAGACGGTTGAACCAGGTGTCATCTTGGAAACTGATGACTTTGTCGTCCGTGCTTTCAGGCTCAATCATACCAAACCCTGTTTGGGATATGTCATGCAGGAGAAAGACCGTCCAGGGGAGTTCCATCCAGAGAAAGCACAGGAACTGGGAATACCGGTAGGCCCGCTCTGGGGAAAATTGCAAAGAGGGGAGACTGTTACCCTGAGTGATGGTAGGGTGGTTTCAAGCACTGATGTGATGGGAGAGAAGCGCGGGGGTAGAAAATTCAGTTATGTCACTGACTCTCTGTATCTTCCGTCCATTGCCAAGGAAGTAGCGAATAGTGATCTTTTACTTTGTGAGGGGATGTTTACGTCCGATATGGAAGAGACTGCATATGAGAAAAAGCATATGACTGCCGGCCAAGCTGCTCAGATTGCAAAAGATGCAGAGGTGGCCAAACTTGGTCTGCTCCATTACAGTCCACGATACGGGGATAGAGAACTACGCTTCTTGCTTAAGGATGCCCGAAAAATCTTCCCTGATACAATACTGACCAAGGATAGGATGAGTTTTGAGATTCCTTTGAAGGATTAG